A DNA window from Daucus carota subsp. sativus chromosome 3, DH1 v3.0, whole genome shotgun sequence contains the following coding sequences:
- the LOC108214753 gene encoding uncharacterized protein LOC108214753 gives MGAYCKDYQMFDNYNYMGRSSQDLRFSKHLYDNVHGNIYVDPLFLKFIDTEQFQRLRDLKQLGTTHMVYPGAVHSRFEHSLGVYWLAGEAVHKLKAHQGSELDIDNFDVQTVKLAGLLHDIGHGPFSHLFEREFLPRVIRGSKWSHEQMSVEMVDYIVDEHNIEIESDTVKRVKEMILAGSDFASKNSAREKQFLYDIVANGRTGIDVDKFDYIVRDCRACGLGCNFQFQRLMETMRVMDDEICYRAKDYLTVHKLFATRADLYRTVYTHSKVKAVELMIADALVQANDYLEIASHIQDPSQYWKLDDTIIKTIETAPVQELKESKDLILRIRRRDLYQFCNEYSVPKDNLENFKDVTAQDIVCSQKNGGKTLREEDVAVSNIRIDLSRGSNNPLACVNFFKDYDSDEKFPISDDKISHLLPTSYQDMIVRVYSKKAELVGVVSEAFENFQLKTYGIKAQVHATPQKKRRRASNI, from the exons ATGGGAGCTTACTGCAAAGATTATCAAATGTTTGATAATTATAATTACATGGGTCGGTCGTCACAAGATCTGAGATTCTCAAAGCACCTCTATGACAATGTTCATGGCAATATTTATGTTGACCCT CTGTTTCTGAAGTTTATTGATACTGAGCAGTTCCAAAG GCTTCGTGACCTTAAGCAACTTG GTACCACACACATGGTTTATCCAGGGGCTGTGCATTCTAGATTTGAACATTCTCTTGGCGTTTATTGGCTTGCTGGTGAAGCTGTTCACAAACTAAAGGCTCACCAA GGCTCGGAACTTGACATAGATAACTTCGATGTACAAACCGTGAAACTGGCAG GACTTCTGCACGACATAGGCCATGGACCTTTTAGTCACTTGTTTGAACGTGAGTTTCTTCCTCGTGTTATCAGGGGCTCCAAATG GTCTCATGAGCAAATGTCAGTTGAGATGGTTGACTACATAGTGGATGAGCATAATATTGAAATTGAATCTGACACTGTTAAAAGAGTCAAG GAAATGATCCTTGCTGGTTCTGATTTTGCTTCGAAAAAT AGTGCAAGGGAAAAACAGTTCTTGTATGATATTGTCGCCAATGGTCGAACTGGAATTGATGTTGACAA ATTTGACTATATCGTTCGCGATTGCCGAGCTTGTGGTCTCGGATGCAACTTTCAGTTTCAAAG GTTAATGGAGACGATGAGAGTGATGGATGATGAGATTTGTTATCGTGCTAAGGATT ATCTTACTGTTCACAAGTTATTTGCAACTCGTGCTGATCTGTACCGGACAGTGTACACTCATTCAAAAGtgaag GCAGTTGAGCTAATGATCGCTGATGCTCTCGTGCAAgcaaatgattatcttgaaattGCATCTCATATTCAGGATCCTTCTCAATATTGGAAG CTGGATGACACGATAATTAAAACCATCGAGACAGCTCCAGTTCAGGAACTAAAGGAATCAAAGGACTTGATCCTTCGTATTCGCAGAAGAGATCTATACCAG TTCTGTAATGAGTATTCTGTTCCCAAGGATAATTTGGAAAATTTTAAAGATGTCACTGCACAAGATATTGTCTGCTCACAG AAAAATGGAGGGAAAACACTTAGAGAAGAGGATGTTGCTGTCAGCAACATCAGAATTGATTTGAGTCGTGGAAGTAACAATCCACTTGCATG CGTCAACTTTTTTAAG GATTATGACAGTGATGAAAAATTCCCTATATCTGATGATAAAATCAGCCACTTGCTGCCTACGTCTTACCAGGATATGATTGTGAGGGTTTACTCCAAAAAGGCAGAGCTG GTTGGAGTAGTTTCTGAggcttttgaaaattttcagcTGAAGACATATGGAATTAAAGCCCAAGTACACGCAACAccccaaaagaaaagaaggcgTGCATCAAATATCTAG